From Populus alba chromosome 16, ASM523922v2, whole genome shotgun sequence:
ATCTTCCTCATCACAAAGCGTTGCCAATCCAAAGTCAGACAACTTGGCCGTAAGAGAGTTATCAAGCAAAATATTACTAGGTTTTATGTTTCCATGAACAATCTTGAACCTTTTCTCTTCATGTAAATACTTCAAACCTCTTGCTATTCCCCGACAGATATCAAATCTAGTTTTCCAATCGAGTTTTGTCGTGGAATTTGGTTCTACAAATCAAGCTTATTGATATTAAGTTATCGATATTTGCAAGTACACTATCCTTGTACTAACAAAAGATTCAAATATACAATTAGAAACTCTCACAAACATTAAGTAACGGAATTCTATTAAGTTATCGATATTCAAATATACGTGTTTTAGTTCTCAACAATTATATGAATTTCACAAGGCAATGCATTAGgtgaaaattaagataaaacttGAGAACCGAAAGAGATGACAGTATTACCGAACAACACATGGTGAAGGGAGCGTTTATGCATATAGTCATATACTAGAAGATGCAGGTCTTTAATAGAATAGCCATCCAACAATTGAACAAGATTCTCATGATGCAAAGATTTCAGGTTGAAGATTTCCCTTTGTAATTCATCTTTTCCATGTTGCTTTGATTGCGGAGAAATCTTCTTCACTGCTAATTTTATCTCCTTCGGCAATTCAGCCTGTATACACGTGAAATCAATTTACCAGAACTCTGAAAGAAAAGAGTGCATGTTGAGGAACAAATGtttcagaaaagaaaatctGACCTTGTATACTATTCCAAAGCGTCCCCTTCCAATCTCCATTTTGGGGCTAAAATTTCGAGTTGCATCGATTATTTGTTTGAGGGTGAAATATATTCCATCTCTTTTTACCTCAATAGTTATttctatttgaagaaaaaaatcaaagtaagaATTCTTAAGGTTGTGCGGTGCATAATGATCTTAGATTAGCATGGAGAGGTACCATCCAACTCGCTTTTCCGCAGCCAGCCCATTTTCCACATGAAGGCCAGCAGAAGTAGAGGAGCAAATACTGAACCTGCAGTAATCCCTGCAATTTGTGAAGGAGATAGTCCCTTGCCACCAACTTTGAAGTCTGGATACACATAGTGGAAGacaccaagaaaaaattatttatccagATAAAGTGTAATAGAAATCTTTgctcaacaaaaataaaagacatgcAACTCTTTACTTGCAGTTACGGAAATGCCTGCCACAAGGGGTCCATTCTGATACAGGGCAACAGGTGTATAGGAAAAATCTGGCACCGGGAAAGATCCTTTGCCAGCCCAGAAAAAATGGATAGTCAATAGATGATCATCTCCTACAAATGCTGTGAAACTTTGAGTCCATGTCTTATTGGTGCCGCTGGCCATTTCTTTTATGTTGAAGTCTTTCAGTTCTTTCTTCCCCTATACCAAAAATGGATGTTGAATGGtggaaattttttaaagaagctGCAGAAAAATATAGCGGTTACCTGTATATATACATCAAAAACACGTTTCCCTAAATTCGAGTAATCTTCATCATTTTGGTAAACAGTTTCAGCAAAGTAAAGCTTGACAGTGTAATTTCCTTTAAATAAACAGAAGCCGTAATATGTCAGAGAAAGAGGGCAGAGGCGAGTTGAGTTGTATAGAAGTGTCCTAGCAGGATCACAATCTTCACATTCCACGTTTTTTATGTAATCAGTGGAATCGTAAGTTTTCGATCCGAAGTCTCCAGAACAAGAATAAGCCCAATTGTTTCTTGGAGCTGAATAGTAATTTGATGTTGCACTGTCTGCTTCAAACTCTTTCCCATCAAAAACTGTGCCTCCTCCTCCACAATTTATATATAAGGAATCGTCTGTAAAAATTGATAATCAGTACAGAAAATCTGTCCTGCGCAAAATTAAGAGCTTCTCAATGGAACTTACACTTTGGTTTTCCCCCACATTTATCTGTCAAATCACGTATAGAATTCCTAGAAATAGCAAACAACATTTGTAAGAAATAGCTCAGGATTATTTGTTCTAAATTAATTGCACCATATGGAGGATATTACCATACCTGTTTGGTTCACTGCTTGAGTAGGAACAACATGCAAGCAGTTGGTGCACATGATACAAAATGATCAGAAGTTGGAATTTCTTAGACAACAATATTCTTGCtagtgaaaaaaaaggaagaagaaaatgaagttgcCGTTATTACATTTTCAGCTTTCGTTCTCCTTTCTTCGGACCATCACGtggaatttcaaaattattatatgaCAAGTCCCTGCAACATTATTGTTTACATATCAAGATTTTATTGAGGATATCTACAAAAGGGAAAACAACCCATCTGAGCAAAGAGCACAAAGCCATAACATACGCCTTGTCTTCAATGGTATGAGGAAGCCAGGCAGGTACTGTGCCATTAAGCATATTCCCTGTGAGAAacctaaacaaaacaaaaccagtaTGAAAACCATCCCATGTACTTTTTAACAGAGTGGCAGAACGAACTTATTATAAGACATCGAGTTCAAGGAATCTCTTTTGCATACATCTTACTTAAAGTCAGGTTTTTCATGGAATCTGGTATTCCGCCCG
This genomic window contains:
- the LOC118049594 gene encoding probable LRR receptor-like serine/threonine-protein kinase At1g53440, yielding MSNLEYLVVSDVRSSAGFPFPEYANMTAITFLMIRNCSISGEIPPYIGDWTWLTYLDLSFNNLTGGIPDSMKNLTLSKMFLTGNMLNGTVPAWLPHTIEDKADLSYNNFEIPRDGPKKGERKLKIEPNRNSIRDLTDKCGGKPKYDSLYINCGGGGTVFDGKEFEADSATSNYYSAPRNNWAYSCSGDFGSKTYDSTDYIKNVECEDCDPARTLLYNSTRLCPLSLTYYGFCLFKGNYTVKLYFAETVYQNDEDYSNLGKRVFDVYIQGKKELKDFNIKEMASGTNKTWTQSFTAFVGDDHLLTIHFFWAGKGSFPVPDFSYTPVALYQNGPLVAGISVTANFKVGGKGLSPSQIAGITAGSVFAPLLLLAFMWKMGWLRKSELDEITIEVKRDGIYFTLKQIIDATRNFSPKMEIGRGRFGIVYKAELPKEIKLAVKKISPQSKQHGKDELQREIFNLKSLHHENLVQLLDGYSIKDLHLLVYDYMHKRSLHHVLFEPNSTTKLDWKTRFDICRGIARGLKYLHEEKRFKIVHGNIKPSNILLDNSLTAKLSDFGLATLCDEEDPFMAIKAKGSRVYMAPEYSMGKAITVKADVYSFGIVLLEIVSGKVSADYTPNQEAEFLLDKAGVLHDKGRILDLVDKKLASSYDRKQALTILLLAMKCVKLSPTLRPKISEVVSVLEGEKRIDEIFEDDDTPSTNIGGMCGACSRVLEIEPIS